The Acidithiobacillus thiooxidans ATCC 19377 DNA window GTACATAGGTCACTTTCATGCCCCGTGCCCGTAAATAACGCACCACCGTATCAAAAGTGACCATGACCCGGGCGTGACCCAGATGACAGTAGTCATAGACTGTCATGCCACAAACATAAATACCCACCTGCCCCGGCGTTGCCGGTTCCAGAATGGTCTTGTCACGCTGCAGGGAGTCGTAAAGAGTAATAGATGGCAGGGATGGCGACATTAATTTCTCGCTTCAGATAATACGCTGGCGGCAGTATGCAGGCGCTGTTGGGCGCGCTCCATACCGATTAAAGGCAGGAGGGCTGCCAGTTCGGGGCCATGACTGCGTCCTGTCAAGGCTGCCCGCAGGGGCATAAACAAGGATTTCCCTTTTAATCCACTTTCCTGCTGCAGGGTTTTGGTCCAGATCCGGTAATCTCCGGCTGACTGCTGGAGGAGCATCGCAGCCAAAGGCCAGAATTCCGCCGGGGTTTCCGCGAGGGCGGCAATTGCTGTGTCTTCTTTTTCCAATGCAGCGAATGCCTCATCGGCAAAACAACGTATTAGCCAATCCACGGCGTCTTCGGGAAACAGCACGTTGGCGCGCACTGCGGCGACAAACTGTATTTGCAGATTTTCATCTTCACTAACAGCCTTCAAAATTTTTTCCCGTAATCCATTTTCAATATCGGATAGGTTGGCGGCAAGCAGACGCTTCCATAGCTGTGCATCGTTCAACGCATACTGCAGATCCCGCCACTCCCATAGCTGTGTGTCGCTCAACGCCTGCAGTGCCAGACGCTGCCAATGCTGAAGCTGAACGACATCAAAATGCCCCGGCGCGCGGCTTATTTTTTCCACCGAAAAGCCCGCAGCCAGAGCCTGATCATCCAGCAAGTCAGTTTCCGCATAATGATGACCGAGACGGGCCAGATAATTGCGCACCGCCTCCGGAAGATAGCCGTAAAATTGCAGATCACGCAAACTGGCCGCGCCGTGGCGTTTGGACAGCGGCTGACCATCACTACCCAGCAGAAGGGGCAGATGGGCATATTCGGGTACGGGCAAGTCCAACGCCTGCAAAATCAGAATCTGACGCGGGGTATTGCTGAGATGATCCTCTCCGCGCAACACCAGATTTACCCCCATCAGGGCGTCATCCAGCGCATTGGCGAAGAAAAAGGCCGGACTGCCATCACTGCGGCGAATGACAAAATCACCCAGATCAGCCAAGGCATAGCTGCGCTCACCCCAGACCCGGTCGGGCACGGTCAACATTCCCGAGTCGGGCACCCGATAGCGCAACACCGGCTGAATACTCCTGGCTTCAAGATCACTGCGCTGCCCCTCATTCAGATGCCGACAACGTCCGCCATAGCGCGGTGACTTGCCGGAAGCCCGTTGCACCGCCCGTTCTGCGGCCAGATCCTCGGCACTGCAATAACAAGGATAAGCCTGTCCTGTTTCCAGCAGAGCTTCGTAGTATTTTTGATAAATATCCAGGCGTTCCATCTGCCGGTAAGGACCCACCGGGCCGCCTATGTCGGGGCCTTCATCCCAGTTCAGACCCAGCCAGCGCAGGTCTTCCAACAGGGCTTTTTCATAAATTTGCGGTGAGCGGGACTGGTCTGTATCTTCCAGCCGCAGAACGAAACGACCCGCAACAGCTCGTGCTGCCAACCAGGCAAACAAGGCGGTGCGGGCGTTTCCCAGATGAAGATAGCCGGTGGGGCTGGGGGCGAAGCGACTCTTGAGATTCATGGTGGTATAGTATTGCGCCATAAGCCGTCTCGCAATGACAAAACGGCAACAGGATACTTGGTAAAAGGCAGTCTCCTCTCTCTTTTGCCAAGCATTCAGGAAATGGAAGAAATAGCATGGCTCAAACTGGCAGCCCCCGTGCGCGTGGCAAGGCACCCAAACGTCCTCGTTATGGACGCTGGATTTTGTTAATCATCGCGCTGATCATCATCAATAATTTCATTGGGATCAGCATTTATGTGTATCGCATCTGGGAAACCCTGCCGCCCGTTCATGAGCTGAAAGAATGGCATCCCGATGAACCTCTGCGGATTTATGCGGCGGACGGGTCGTTGCTCCAGGAAGTCGGTCCGCAAATGCGCTATGCCCTGCCGATTGACCAGATTCCGGTCAAATTGCAGGAATCTTTCATATCTGCAGAGAACGCCCGTTTTTACAGTAATAATCCACTGTACTATCCGGTCAGCTATCCGGGCATCATACGTGCGGCGCTGGTCGACCTGATCCATATGTCTCCTGTACAGGGGGCCAGCACCATCCCCGAGCAGGTTGCCCGTAATTTTTACCTTACACCACAAAAAACCATCACCCGTAAAATTGCGGAAATTTTACTGGCTTACAAACTGGCGGACCACTTCAGTCACAAACAGATTCTGGAACTGTATCTCAATAAAATTTATCTGGGTCAGGGGGCCTACGGCGTTCAGGCTGCCGCCCGCACGTATTACGGCAAGAGTGTCGAACAACTGACATTGGGGGAAATGGCCACCATTGCCGGACTCCCGCCAGCACCCTCGGTACTGAATCCAGTCATGAATCCGGATCTTGCCAAA harbors:
- the gltX gene encoding glutamate--tRNA ligase, whose product is MAQYYTTMNLKSRFAPSPTGYLHLGNARTALFAWLAARAVAGRFVLRLEDTDQSRSPQIYEKALLEDLRWLGLNWDEGPDIGGPVGPYRQMERLDIYQKYYEALLETGQAYPCYCSAEDLAAERAVQRASGKSPRYGGRCRHLNEGQRSDLEARSIQPVLRYRVPDSGMLTVPDRVWGERSYALADLGDFVIRRSDGSPAFFFANALDDALMGVNLVLRGEDHLSNTPRQILILQALDLPVPEYAHLPLLLGSDGQPLSKRHGAASLRDLQFYGYLPEAVRNYLARLGHHYAETDLLDDQALAAGFSVEKISRAPGHFDVVQLQHWQRLALQALSDTQLWEWRDLQYALNDAQLWKRLLAANLSDIENGLREKILKAVSEDENLQIQFVAAVRANVLFPEDAVDWLIRCFADEAFAALEKEDTAIAALAETPAEFWPLAAMLLQQSAGDYRIWTKTLQQESGLKGKSLFMPLRAALTGRSHGPELAALLPLIGMERAQQRLHTAASVLSEARN